A section of the Phaseolus vulgaris cultivar G19833 chromosome 8, P. vulgaris v2.0, whole genome shotgun sequence genome encodes:
- the LOC137825898 gene encoding glutamine synthetase N-1 isoform X1, with amino-acid sequence MSSISDLVNLNLSDSTERVIAEYIWVGGSGMDMRSKARTLSGPVKDPSKLPKWNYDGSSTGQAPGQDSEVILYPQTIFRDPFRRGNNILVMCDAYTPAGEPIPTNKRHNAAKIFSNPEVVAEEPWYGIEQEYTLLQKDVQWPVGWPLGGFPGPQGPYYCGIGANKAFGRDIVDSHYKACLYAGINISGINGEVMPGQWEFQVGPSVGISAADELWVARYILERITEIAGVVLSFDPKPIQGDWNGAGAHTNYSTKSMRNDGGYEVIKKAITKLEKRHKEHIAAYGEGNERRLTGKHETADMNTFIWGVANRGASIRVGRDTEKAGKGYFEDRRPASNMDPYVVTSMIAETTLLWKP; translated from the exons ATGTCATCAATCTCCGATCTTGTTAACCTTAACCTCTCTGACTCCACCGAGAGGGTGATCGCCGAGTATATATG GGTTGGTGGATCTGGCATGGACATGAGGAGCAAAGCAAGA ACTCTCTCCGGACCGGTTAAAGACCCTTCAAAACTTCCAAAGTGGAACTACGATGGTTCCAGCACAGGTCAAGCTCCTGGACAAGATAGTGAAGTTATCTTATA CCCACAAACAATTTTCAGGGATCCATTCAGGAGGGGTAACAATATCCTG GTTATGTGTGATGCTTACACTCCTGCTGGGGAACCCATCCCTACCAATAAGAGACATAATGCGGCAAAGATATTTAGCAATCCTGAAGTTGTTGCTGAAGAACCCTG GTATGGCATTGAGCAGGAATATACCTTGTTGCAGAAAGATGTTCAGTGGCCTGTTGGATGGCCTCTTGGTGGTTTTCCTGGGCCCCAG GGACCATACTATTGTGGTATTGGTGCTAACAAGGCTTTCGGGCGTGATATTGTTGATTCACATTACAAAGCATGTCTTTATGCGGGCATTAACATAAGTGGAATTAATGGAGAAGTGATGCCTGGTCAA TGGGAATTCCAAGTTGGTCCATCAGTAGGCATCTCTGCTGCTGACGAGTTATGGGTTGCCCGTTACATTTTGGAG AGAATCACTGAGATTGCTGGAGTGGTGCTTTCGTTTGACCCTAAACCAATTCAG GGTGATTGGAATGGTGCTGGTGCTCACACGAATTACAG TACCAAGTCCATGAGAAACGATGGTGGCTACGAAGTCATAAAAAAAGCAATCACTAAGTTGGAAAAGAGGCACAAGGAGCACATTGCTGCTTACGGAGAAGGCAACGAACGTCGTTTGACAGGGAAACACGAGACAGCAGACATGAACACCTTCATATGG GGTGTTGCAAACCGTGGTGCTTCTATAAGGGTAGGGAGAGACACAGAGAAGGCAGGGAAGGGATACTTTGAGGATAGGAGGCCTGCATCTAACATGGACCCTTATGTCGTCACTTCCATGATTGCTGAGACAACCCTTCTTTGGAAACCATGA
- the LOC137825898 gene encoding glutamine synthetase N-1 isoform X2 has translation MSSISDLVNLNLSDSTERVIAEYIWVGGSGMDMRSKARTLSGPVKDPSKLPKWNYDGSSTGQAPGQDSEVILYPQTIFRDPFRRGNNILVMCDAYTPAGEPIPTNKRHNAAKIFSNPEVVAEEPWYGIEQEYTLLQKDVQWPVGWPLGGFPGPQGPYYCGIGANKAFGRDIVDSHYKACLYAGINISGINGEVMPGQWEFQVGPSVGISAADELWVARYILERITEIAGVVLSFDPKPIQGDWNGAGAHTNYRDTLRIGGLHLTWTLMSSLP, from the exons ATGTCATCAATCTCCGATCTTGTTAACCTTAACCTCTCTGACTCCACCGAGAGGGTGATCGCCGAGTATATATG GGTTGGTGGATCTGGCATGGACATGAGGAGCAAAGCAAGA ACTCTCTCCGGACCGGTTAAAGACCCTTCAAAACTTCCAAAGTGGAACTACGATGGTTCCAGCACAGGTCAAGCTCCTGGACAAGATAGTGAAGTTATCTTATA CCCACAAACAATTTTCAGGGATCCATTCAGGAGGGGTAACAATATCCTG GTTATGTGTGATGCTTACACTCCTGCTGGGGAACCCATCCCTACCAATAAGAGACATAATGCGGCAAAGATATTTAGCAATCCTGAAGTTGTTGCTGAAGAACCCTG GTATGGCATTGAGCAGGAATATACCTTGTTGCAGAAAGATGTTCAGTGGCCTGTTGGATGGCCTCTTGGTGGTTTTCCTGGGCCCCAG GGACCATACTATTGTGGTATTGGTGCTAACAAGGCTTTCGGGCGTGATATTGTTGATTCACATTACAAAGCATGTCTTTATGCGGGCATTAACATAAGTGGAATTAATGGAGAAGTGATGCCTGGTCAA TGGGAATTCCAAGTTGGTCCATCAGTAGGCATCTCTGCTGCTGACGAGTTATGGGTTGCCCGTTACATTTTGGAG AGAATCACTGAGATTGCTGGAGTGGTGCTTTCGTTTGACCCTAAACCAATTCAG GGTGATTGGAATGGTGCTGGTGCTCACACGAATTACAG GGATACTTTGAGGATAGGAGGCCTGCATCTAACATGGACCCTTATGTCGTCACTTCCATGA
- the LOC137826377 gene encoding glutamine synthetase N-1-like, translating into MSLLSDLINLNLSNTTEKVIAEYIWVGGSGMDMRSKARTLSGPVNDPSKLPKWNYDGSSTGQAPGADSEVLLYPQAIFKDPFRRGKNILVMCDTYTAAGEPIPTNKRYNAAKIFNHPDVLAEEPWYGIEQEYTLLQKDVKWPLGWPIGGFPGPQGPYYCGIGADKAFGRDIVNSHFEACLYAGINITGINGEVMPAQWEFQIGPSAGISACDDLWVARYILERITEIAGVVLSFDPRPIKGDWNCAGAHTNFSTKSMRNDGGYEVIKKAITKLEKRHKEHIAAYGEGNERRLTGKHETADINTFIWGVANRGASIRVGRDTEKAGKGYFEDRRPASNMDPYVVTSMIAETTLLWKP; encoded by the exons ATGTCGCTACTCTCCGATCTTATCAACCTTAACCTCTCCAACACCACCGAGAAGGTGATCGCGGAATACATATG GGTTGGGGGATCTGGTATGGACATGAGGAGTAAAGCAAGG ACTCTTTCAGGTCCGGTTAATGACCCTTCCAAGCTTCCCAAATGGAACTATGATGGTTCCAGCACTGGTCAAGCACCTGGAGCTGATAGTGAAGTGTTATTATA TCCACAAGCAATTTTCAAGGATCCATTCAGGAGGGGTAAAAATATTCTG GTTATGTGTGATACTTACACTGCTGCTGGGGAACCCATTCCTACCAACAAGAGATATAATGCGGCAAAGATATTTAACCATCCTGATGTTCTTGCTGAAGAACCCTG GTATGGCATTGAGCAAGAATACACCTTGTTGCAGAAAGATGTCAAATGGCCCCTTGGATGGCCTATTGGTGGTTTTCCTGGACCCCAG GGACCCTACTATTGTGGTATTGGTGCTGACAAAGCTTTTGGACGGGACATTGTGAACTCTCATTTCGAAGCCTGTCTTTATGCAGGCATTAATATTACTGGAATTAATGGAGAAGTGATGCCCGCTCAG TGGGAATTCCAAATTGGTCCATCGGCTGGAATCTCTGCGTGTGACGACTTGTGGGTGGCTCGCTACATTTTGGAG AGGATCACCGAGATTGCTGGGGTGGTGCTTTCTTTTGATCCTCGACCGATTAAG GGTGATTGGAATTGTGCTGGTGCTCACACGAATTTCAG TACCAAGTCCATGAGAAATGATGGTGGCTATGAAGTCATCAAAAAAGCAATCACAAAGTTGGAAAAGAGGCACAAGGAGCACATTGCTGCTTATGGAGAAGGCAATGAACGCCGTTTGACAGGAAAACATGAGACAGCTGACATTAACACCTTCATATGG GGTGTTGCAAACCGTGGTGCTTCTATAAGGGTAGGGAGGGACACAGAGAAGGCAGGGAAGGGATACTTTGAGGATAGAAGGCCTGCATCTAACATGGATCCTTATGTCGTCACTTCCATGATTGCTGAGACAACCCTTCTTTGGAAACCATGA
- the LOC137826138 gene encoding putative pentatricopeptide repeat-containing protein At1g09680 gives MAMVMALNFKTKLYRDFGSLCSCVGVHLHLLPFSSLSPFPYKDHDLLCAISEAIHDSQNKHNQDYSQNPRLRRILPSLTTRHVTNLITLNPLSLSPSSLLSFFNYLASRPPYRHTLHSYCTMLHFLYLHRMLPQAHSLLSFIVSRKGSNSASSLFSSILRTLPSRHHSAGIVFDALICAYVDSGFIPDAVQCFRLVTKNKFPVPVRACDNLLRHVVRLKPLEVERSWALYLEVLDSGYPPRIYFFNVLMHGFCKVGDVGNARLVFDEIPKRGLRPTVVSFNTLISGWCKVGNVGEGFRLKGVMESEGIFPDVFTFSALINGLCKEGRLDEGSLLFDEMCGRGLVPNGVTFTTLIDGQCKGGKVDLALKNFQMMLTQGVRPDLVTYNALLNGLCKVGDLKEARRLVNEMSASGLKPDKITFTTLIDGFCKDGEMESALEIKRRMVEEGIELDNVAFTALISGLCRDGRVHDAERMLRDMLSAGFKPDDPTYTMVIDCFCKKGEVKVGFKLLKEMQSNGHMPGVVTYNALMNGMCKLGQMKNAKMLLDAMLNLGVAPNDITYNILLDGHCKHESSVDVDTFNSEKGLVTDYATYKALLNESSKASKDRLKI, from the coding sequence ATGGCCATGGTGATGGCCCTCAACTTCAAAACCAAACTCTATCGTGACTTTGGATCCCTTTGTTCCTGCGTCGGCGTTCACCTTCACCTTCTTCCTTTTTCCTCGCTCTCACCCTTTCCCTACAAAGACCACGACCTTCTATGCGCAATCTCCGAAGCAATCCACGATTCCCAGAACAAACACAACCAGGATTACTCTCAGAACCCAAGACTCCGCCGCATTCTCCCTTCCCTTACGACGCGCCATGTCACCAACCTCATCACCCTCAACCCTCTCTCCCTCTCCCCTTCCTCCCTCCTCTCCTTCTTCAACTACCTCGCATCGCGTCCCCCCTATCGCCACACTCTCCATTCCTACTGCACCATGCTTCacttcctctacctccaccgAATGCTACCCCAAGCACACTCCCTTCTTTCTTTCATTGTTTCCCGAAAAGGGTCCAACTCCGCTTCTTCCCTTTTCTCTTCCATTCTCCGCACCTTGCCTTCCCGTCACCACTCTGCTGGCATCGTCTTCGATGCTCTAATATGCGCTTACGTTGATTCCGGGTTTATACCCGATGCTGTTCAGTGTTTCAGGTTGGTTACGAAGAATAAGTTCCCCGTCCCGGTTCGCGCTTGCGATAATCTGCTTCGTCACGTGGTCAGGTTGAAACCCCTTGAAGTTGAACGTTCCTGGGCTTTATATTTGGAGGTTTTGGATTCTGGGTATCCGccaagaatttatttttttaacgtTTTGATGCATGGGTTTTGCAAAGTTGGTGATGTTGGTAATGCGCGGTTGGTGTTCGATGAAATTCCCAAGAGGGGTTTGCGGCCGACGGTTGTTAGTTTTAATACTTTGATCAGTGGGTGGTGTAAAGTGGGGAATGTGGGGGAGGGTTTTCGGTTGAAGGGTGTTATGGAGAGTGAGGGAATATTTCCTGATGTTTTCACTTTCAGCGCTTTGATCAATGGTTTGTGCAAGGAGGGTAGGTTGGACGAGGGGAGTCTTTTGTTTGATGAGATGTGCGGAAGAGGATTGGTTCCAAATGGTGTTACATTCACTACTTTGATTGATGGGCAGTGCAAAGGTGGGAAAGTTGATTTGGCTTTGAAGAATTTTCAGATGATGCTGACTCAGGGTGTTAGACCTGACTTGGTTACTTATAATGCATTGCTCAATGGTCTCTGCAAGGTTGGAGATTTAAAGGAGGCTAGGCGGCTTGTGAATGAGATGAGTGCGAGTGGTTTGAAGCCTGACAAGATCACTTTCACTACACTGATTGATGGATTTTGCAAGGATGGAGAAATGGAATCTGCGTTGGAGATTAAAAGGAGAATGGTTGAAGAGGGTATTGAACTTGATAATGTAGCTTTCACGGCACTTATCTCTGGGCTTTGTAGAGATGGGAGAGTTCATGATGCAGAGAGAATGTTAAGAGACATGTTGAGTGCTGGTTTCAAACCGGATGATCCAACGTATACCATGGTAATTGATTGCTTTTGTAAGAAGGGTGAAGTTAAGGTGGGGTTCAAGTTGCTCAAGGAGATGCAGAGCAATGGACACATGCCAGGAGTTGTCACGTATAATGCGCTAATGAATGGAATGTGCAAGCTAGGTCAGATGAAAAATGCTAAAATGTTGTTAGATGCAATGCTTAATTTGGGGGTGGCTCCAAATGATATTACGTATAACATTTTACTAGATGGTCATTGCAAGCATGAAAGCTCAGTTGATGTTGACACATTCAATTCTGAGAAAGGACTTGTTACAGATTATGCTACTTATAAAGCACTTCTTAATGAATCAAGTAAAGCTTCAAAAGATCGCCTAAAGATATGA
- the LOC137824161 gene encoding aspartic proteinase PCS1-like, producing MALCSSVSLFPLLFSLLLLFSASSSANHDSVSFSFPLRSLPLSTEKPLKTNPKLRSLSSASYNVKWSFKYSMALVVSLPIGTPPQHQQMVLDTGSQLSWIQCHNKTPPTASFDPSLSSSFYVIPCTHPLCKPRVPDFTLPTTCDQNRLCHYSYFYADGTFAEGNLVREKLTFSPSQTTPPLTLGCATESRDASGILGMNLGRLSFPSQAKITKFSYCVPTRKTGPGNVPTGSFYIGNNPNSARFRYVNMLTFSQSQRMPNLDPLAYTVPMQGIRIGGKRLNINPSVFRPDASGSGQTMIDSGSEFTFLVDQAYDRVREEVVRVVGPRLKKGYVYGGVADMCFDDSARETIGRLLGDVVLEFEKGVEIVVPKERVLADVGGGVHCVGIGRSERLGAASNIIGNIHQQNMWMEFDLANHRVGFGEADCSRS from the coding sequence ATGGCTCTGTGTTCCTCTGTTTCGCTCTTTCCACTTCTCTTttcgttgttgttgttgttctcCGCTTCCTCCTCCGCCAACCATGATTCTGTCTCGTTCTCTTTCCCTCTCAGGTCGCTTCCCCTCTCCACAGAGAAGCCTCTGAAGACGAACCCAAAACTGAGAAGCCTTTCCTCTGCCTCGTACAACGTAAAGTGGTCGTTCAAGTACTCGATGGCACTGGTGGTAAGCCTCCCCATAGGGACTCCTCCGCAGCACCAACAAATGGTGCTGGACACGGGAAGCCAACTCTCGTGGATTCAGTGCCACAACAAAACCCCTCCCACGGCGTCGTTTGACCCTTCTCTCTCCTCATCCTTCTACGTCATCCCCTGCACCCACCCTCTCTGCAAACCCCGCGTTCCCGATTTTACCCTCCCCACGACCTGCGACCAGAACCGCCTCTGCCACTACTCCTACTTCTACGCCGACGGCACCTTCGCCGAGGGCAACCTCGTCCGAGAAAAACTAACCTTCTCCCCTTCCCAAACAACCCCTCCACTCACCCTCGGCTGCGCCACCGAGTCCAGAGACGCCAGTGGCATTCTCGGAATGAACCTCGGCCGCCTGTCCTTCCCCTCGCAGGCCAAAATCACCAAATTCTCGTACTGTGTCCCCACCCGAAAAACCGGACCCGGAAACGTCCCAACCGGGTCGTTCTACATCGGCAACAACCCCAACTCCGCGCGCTTCCGTTACGTCAACATGTTGACCTttagtcaaagtcaacgtatgcCGAATTTGGACCCGTTGGCCTACACCGTCCCCATGCAGGGAATTAGAATTGGTGGCAAGAGGCTAAACATCAATCCTTCGGTTTTCCGCCCCGACGCTAGCGGGTCGGGTCAGACCATGATCGACTCCGGATCCGAATTCACCTTCCTGGTCGACCAGGCTTACGACAGGGTGCGGGAGGAGGTTGTTAGAGTGGTGGGGCCCAGGCTTAAGAAGGGGTACGTGTACGGCGGGGTCGCGGACATGTGTTTTGACGATTCCGCGAGGGAGACAATCGGACGGCTGCTAGGGGACGTGGTGTTGGAGTTCGAGAAAGGCGTGGAGATCGTGGTTCCGAAGGAGAGGGTGCTGGCTGACGTGGGCGGTGGGGTCCACTGCGTGGGAATCGGCAGGTCGGAAAGATTGGGTGCAGCGAGCAACATCATTGGGAACATCCATCAGCAGAATATGTGGATGGAGTTCGATCTCGCGAATCACAGAGTCGGGTTCGGTGAGGCCGATTGTAGCAGATCGTAG
- the LOC137823952 gene encoding tRNA threonylcarbamoyladenosine dehydratase, with translation MERGKYLALVGGGALLGSVSTFFLLRLLQSQKRDVSQCSKNVTADFNGVEGCSISGKKNDRVVNEDLLKDEIVSEQLTRNIQFFGFESQQKVTASYVVVIGLGGVGSHAANMLLRSGIGKLLLVDFDQVSLSSLNRHAVATRADVGISKAQCLKEHFLTIFPECQIDAKVLLYDSSTEEEILSGHPDFVLDCIDNIDTKVALLAACVRRGLKVLSATGAGARADPTRIRIADLRESTNDPLSRSVRHRLKKDHGIEGGIPVVFSLEKPKAKLLPFKGPSGEEENPSDYQIVPGFRVRIIPVLGTIPAIFGQFMASYVVTTLAGVHVHTEPVVNFDMDHYHTLHQRLIEHEESLYGTSTEVLVDAEEVKYIVKELWHGRSAREKHVKDVGRGMWRSVNELMLVRWDITKPASVSNLILLKFKEVDEHESGTLDDIKENEPEFYNRVTAVLKRAELDFGL, from the exons ATGGAGAGAGGGAAATATTTGGCGTTGGTGGGAGGAGGGGCTCTCTTGGGCTCTGTATCTACCTTCTTTCTTCTTAGGCTTCTTCAATCTCAAAA AAGAGATGTGTCGCAGTGCAGTAAGAATGTTACGGCTGATTTCAATG GTGTTGAGGGATGCTCTATTTCTGGAAAGAAAAATGATAGGGTGGTTAATGAAGATCTTCTGAAAGATGAGATTGTTTCAGAACAGCTAACTAG GAACATTCAGTTTTTTGGCTTTGAATCTCAGCAAAAAGTGACTGCATCATATGTAGTGGTCATTGGTCTTGGAGGTGTCGGTAGTCATGCTGCTAATATGCTCTTGAGATCAGGGATTGGCAAGCTTCTTCTTGTTGACTTTGACCAG GTTTCTCTTTCATCACTAAATCGACATGCTGTTGCGACAAGAGCAGATGTTGGCATCTCGAAAGCTCAGTGCCTTAAGGAGCATTTCTTAACTATCTTTCCAGAGTGCCAAATAGATGCCAAAGTGCTATTATATGATTCATCCACTGAAGAAGAAATTCTCTCAGGCCACCCTGACTTTGTTTTGGATTGTATTGATAACATTGATACAAAG GTGGCACTTCTTGCTGCATGCGTACGTAGGGGTTTGAAGGTTTTATCTGCCACTGGGGCTGGTGCCAGAGCTGATCCAACAAGAATACGCATTGCCGATCTGAGAGAGTCTACCAATGATCCATTGTCTCGATCT GTAAGACACCGTTTGAAGAAAGATCATGGCATTGAAGGTGGTATCCCTGTGGTGTTTTCTTTAGAAAAGCCCAAAGCTAAGCTGCTTCCCTTTAAGGGTCCTAGTGGAGAAGAGGAAAACCCTTCAGATTACCAG ATAGTACCAGGATTTAGGGTTCGTATCATACCTGTGCTAGGCACCATCCCTGCGATATTTGGGCAATTCATGGCCTCCTATGTTGTGACAACTTTAGCAGGAGTGCATGTTCATACAGAACCTGTAGTCAATTTTGACATGGATCACTACCATACTCTTCATCAACGTCTTATAGAGCATGAGGAGTCATTGTATGGAACATCCACCGAAGTACTG gTAGATGCTGAAGAAGTGAAGTATATTGTTAAAGAGTTATGGCACGGAAGAAGTGCTAGAGAAAAGCATGTGAAAGATGTTGGGAGAGGAATGTGGCGATCAGTTAATGAATTAATGCTTGTTAG gTGGGACATCACAAAACCGGCATCTGTTTCAAATTTGATTCTTTTGAAATTCAAAGAG GTGGATGAACATGAATCAGGAACATTGGATGACATAAAGGAAAATGAACCAGAATTTTACAATAGAGTGACTGCTGTGTTAAAACGAGCTGAACTTGACTTTGGATTGTGA